TATTCTTGAGTGTCTTCTCGCAGATGAGACAAGCAAGCGGTCTATAGTGCCTCGGCGAAAAGAACACAAACCCACAACTTCACAAAAGGTACTTTATGAAAAGCAAATACGAAATCCTTTTAAGCGTCCTTGATGACTTGTGCGATCAAGCTCCGTCAGAGAATAAAAAATACCATCCATGCAAACCGGAAGAATACCCAAAGGCACGAAGCCTTGCCTACATACATTTACTGCTTAAGGCTCGTTTCGGCATCCAAACATTTGAGGACCGAGAAAAGTGCATCACAGACGGAACGCAGGACGGAGGCATTGACGCTTACTACATTAGTCATGAAGAACGTGTAATTTATCTGATTCAATCAAAATTTCGCAATACAGAAAAGAATTTCGATGGAGGAAAGGACATCTCTTACGAAGACCTTGCATCCATGAGCATTCGCGAAATCATTGCCCCAAAGTCCGATGGGCCCAAATTTAATGGGAAAATTCAGAAAATGCAGTCGGCTCTTTCATTAATCAAAAATCCACAACTATATGAATACAAGGTAATCATATTGGCGAATTTGAAAGAATCTCATTCCAACAAGAGCAAAGAAGTCATCGGACGACTACTACAAAACTTCGACTATGAAATAATCGATTACAAAAAAACATATGACGAACTTTTGCTTCCTTCAATCATGGGAACTTGCTCAAGACCCAGCGAAATACAAGTCCCATTATCCCTAGAAGACAAAGACCATCGACCTCAAGCAACAAATAGAATTAAAACTTCTGCCGGAAATTGCCGAATGTCGATTTTGTTTGTTTCCACACTTGAAATCGCAAAAATGATGCATCAATACAAAAATGCATTATTAAAATACAACCCGCGCTCTTTCTTAGGGTTACGTAACAAATCAATTAATACTGCAATTAAACAAACTATTATTAACAGTAGCACGAACGAGTTCGCTCTTTACAACAACGGTATCACAATCGTGACATCACAATCTGACTTCCATGAGAATTATGGTGTCGTCGATCAGGCGACATTGACTTTAGTCAATCCTCAAATCATCAATGGCGGTCAGACCGCTGCAACATTAGCTGAAATCTATAACAGCGAAGAAAAGAGCAAGCTCGAAGATAAAGAAGTGCTCGTACGCATCATCACGTTTGATGGACATAACGATAATTATGACAGGGTCATTCGGGAGCTGTCTAAGGCAACCAACGGACAAACGCCTGTTAAAGAAGAAGATCGACATGCTAACGATCCGCTTCAAGAATTCTTCAAACGCCAGATTTTCGCCGATTATGGATTACTCTATGAACACAAAATTGGCGAATTTCACGAAGGATTGAAGCATAAGTTTGTGGACAACAGCCAGAAAATTAATCGGACAGATTTTCTGAAATTATCAATTGCGATAAACGGTGATGTGGCCTCAACAAGATCCACTGCTAATAGCAAATTATTTTCCCAGAGATTCTTCGAAAATGAACAAAATGCGTCTGAAGAAACATTAAGACAAAACTGCCGACGATACATGTTTGGATATTTTGTCTTACAAAGAATGAAAAATCTTTCAAAAAAGAATAAAAATGAAGAGACTTATGGGAACGCTGTGCGCTACGGTAAATACGCAGTCGTCAAGGTCTGCGACCAATTTTATCCTTTCAACCTACCTCCAGAGAATACCGCAGAAAAAGCGGAAGCAGTTTGCGACATGGTGCTAAGTCATTGGTCTGAATTTGAAGATAGTGTGCTTACAAAGCACACAAAAACGGAAAATGAACGTATACGATTTGATTTCGATAATTATTACAAAAACCAAATGTTAAACGAAGATTTAGAAACTATCGATATATCATGGCAAGCTGATAATGAACTAGCCGAACAATAGTTCTATTTCAGCCTCATAAACCAAAGCAAGTATACATGCGATATGTGAGCCTAAATCAACGGGTTGCACACGTCTGGCAGAGTACTAAATGCATCTGCATCTGAATCGCACCAAGTGGTGTCTGGATTCCGAAAATTCCGGATTCAGACACCACTAAATATATAATTCGCATGATACAACAATAGACGAAAGAGCGGAGCGATATGGGCAGATATTTGGATTGCTGGCTGGACGAGTACGTGGTGCTGGATCTGGAGACGACCGGATTCTCGGCTGCACGCGATGCGATCATCGATATCGGCGCGGCGCGCATCGTCGAAGGCCGGGTGGTTGAGGAATTCTCCCAGCTCATCAACCCCGACCGTCCCGTCTCGCGACGCATCACGCAGCTGACCGGCATCACCAACGAGATGCTCGACGGCCAGCCGTCCATCGAAACCGTGCTGCCCGAGTTCCTCGACCGCCTCGGCTCCAACGTGCTGCTCGGCCACAACATCAGCTTCGACCTTGGCTTTCTGAACCATAACGCGCAACTGGTGGTGGGCCATCCTCTGCCCAACGACTATATGGACACCATGCGCCTGAGCCGTAAACTGTTCCCGCAGGAGCGCACGCATAAGCTGGAGGCGCTGATCCGGCGTTTCGACATCGCCGACGTGGAGGAACACCGTGGTCTTTCCGACGCGATTCAGACCGCGCAGTGCTATGAATATATGAAGCGGTTCGCACGCGGCTGCTGACGCGACGTCGACGTGCGACCTTTTCGAACATGACCATGTTCGCTTCACAGCGCCAAAAACGTTGAAAACTCAAGAAAGTCGAGCACTAACCGAACATCATCCATGTTCGGAAAAGTCGCACGGGCATCGCTCTCAAACCCGCCCGTGCGCGAACGCACCACAGGAGGACGCCATGGAAGACAAGGAATCGACCGCCAGCGCAACTTGGAGCCGCATGCTGCAGGGCAACCGCCGTTTCGCGGAGGGCAATCCGGAGCACCCATGGCAGGATCGCGTCACGCGCGACAGCCTCATCCATGGCCAGCATCCCGACGCGGCCGTCATCGCCTGCGCCGACTCGCGCGTGCCTCCGGAGATCATCTTCGACCAAGGCCTCGGCGACCTGTTCACCGTGCGCACCGCAGGCGAGGTGCTGGACGATGCGGTGATCGCCTCGCTGGAGTTCGCCATAGAGCAGCTGCATGTGAGCCTGCTGGTGGTGCTCGGGCATGAGGGTTGCGGCGCGGTGAAGGCCGCCATCGACGGCGTCGACGCGATGGCCCGCGAATTCGACGATTGCGACTGCTTCCACGCCGCCGATGCCGCCGCACACGCCGACCCGGAGTCCCATATCCTCCATTTGGAAGCCATGCTCGCCGCCCAGGATTCGCCCATTATCCGCGAGGTGGGCCAGTCGGTGTTCGAGGCGCAGCAGGCCGACCTGGAAACGGCGGAGGATTTCGAGCGCGCTCATGTGGCCCGCACCATCGAACTGCTGGTCGAGCGTTCCGAAGTGATCCAGCGCGCCTTGGGCGAAGGGCGGCTGATGATCGCCGGCGCACGCTACCTGCTCACCACCGGCAAGGTCGAAGTGCTGAGCTTCTGATCCGATCCGGCAAACGCATGAATCATCGAGTTGGCACTTGGCCCCTCGAGTTGGCACCCGGCTTCATAAGTTCGTTGCGCGGATTGGCGAAATGACGCCAAGCGCTGGGCATTCCCGACAAGGCTGGGTGCCAACTCGAGGGGCCAAGTGCCAACTCATTGTCGCTAGACTGCCTCAACCCACCACCCACCGCCTTATCGCGTCCAAATAACTGGAAGAACCCGCAGAAATTGCAAATCCGTCCAATAAACTGGACGAATTCACATTTTCAGCGATTCCGTCCAACAAACTGGACGGATTCGCAATTCCCACAATCCCGTCCAATTCACTGGACGCATATGGCCTCTATGACCTCTCGAAAACTGCCCTATACCTAGCCCTCCGTGTGATTGCGTTACATTAACTTGTTTTGAGGCCCGCAGCGCAATGACGTGCCCACGCCCTAGTGTGGAGACATGTCACTTGGATTGAACATCGTACTGATATTCGTTTTCCTCCTGATTGGCGCCGTGTTCGCCGGTACTGAGCTGGCGCTGGTCTCCCTGCGAGGCTCGCAGATCGAGCAGATGGAGCAAGAGGACGCCCGCGGCGCGCGCGTGGCGAAAATCGCCCGCGATCCGAACACCTTCCTGTCCACCGTGCAGATCGGCGTGACGCTGTCCGGCTTCCTGTCCGCCTCGTTCGGCGCCTCGTCGATCGCGCCGTTCATCGTGCCGGTCCTCACCGGCTGGGGCGTGCCGAGCGCGGTCGCGAGCCCCTTGGTCACCGTGGTGCTCACGCTGGTGATCTCGTACTGCTCCATCGTCATCTCCGAGATGGTGCCCAAGCGCATCGCCATGCAGAAGGCTGAGTCGATCTCCCGCGCCGTGGTGCCGGCGATCGACGCGTTCGCCACCGTATGCAAGCCCATCATCTGGCTGATCGGCAAGAACACCAACGGCATCGTGCGCCTGCTGGGCTTCGACCCGAACGAAACCGAATCCGAAGTCTCCGACGAGGAGCTGCGCGTGCTTGTCAACTCGAACAGCTCGCTGAGCAAAGACGAACGCACGATCCTCGACGACGTGTTCGACGCGTCCGAAACCATCGTGGCCGAGGTGATGCGCCCGCGCGCCGACGTGGTGTTCATTGAGGCCGACCAGCCGATCGAGCAGGCCGCCGCGTTCGTGCGAGACCAGCCGTATTCGCGCTATCCGGTCACCGGTAAGGATTTCGATGATGTGGTCGGCTTCGTGCACGTGCGCGACCTGCTCGATGTGCGCGACCCGAACGCCGCGCTGGTGCGCGACGTGACCCGCGAAGGCATCTCCCTGCCCGGCACATCCCGCCTGCTGCCCAGCCTGGAGCTGCTGCGCAAGCGCGGCATCCATCTGGCCGTCGTCATCGACGAATACGGCGGCACCGACGGCATCGTCACGCTGGAGGATATGACCGAGGAGCTGGTGGGCGATATCCGCGACGAATACGACCTGCCCGACGAGAAGGGTGGCGAGCGCCGCAGCAGCAAGGCCTTCGTCGACGGCGTGGCCACCATCGAGGGCGGCACCACGTTGGAGGATTTCGAGGACCTCACCGGCATCGAGCTGGAGGACGGACCGTACGAGACGGTGGCGGGCTATATGCTCG
Above is a window of Bifidobacterium eulemuris DNA encoding:
- a CDS encoding AIPR family protein, coding for MKSKYEILLSVLDDLCDQAPSENKKYHPCKPEEYPKARSLAYIHLLLKARFGIQTFEDREKCITDGTQDGGIDAYYISHEERVIYLIQSKFRNTEKNFDGGKDISYEDLASMSIREIIAPKSDGPKFNGKIQKMQSALSLIKNPQLYEYKVIILANLKESHSNKSKEVIGRLLQNFDYEIIDYKKTYDELLLPSIMGTCSRPSEIQVPLSLEDKDHRPQATNRIKTSAGNCRMSILFVSTLEIAKMMHQYKNALLKYNPRSFLGLRNKSINTAIKQTIINSSTNEFALYNNGITIVTSQSDFHENYGVVDQATLTLVNPQIINGGQTAATLAEIYNSEEKSKLEDKEVLVRIITFDGHNDNYDRVIRELSKATNGQTPVKEEDRHANDPLQEFFKRQIFADYGLLYEHKIGEFHEGLKHKFVDNSQKINRTDFLKLSIAINGDVASTRSTANSKLFSQRFFENEQNASEETLRQNCRRYMFGYFVLQRMKNLSKKNKNEETYGNAVRYGKYAVVKVCDQFYPFNLPPENTAEKAEAVCDMVLSHWSEFEDSVLTKHTKTENERIRFDFDNYYKNQMLNEDLETIDISWQADNELAEQ
- a CDS encoding 3'-5' exonuclease, which encodes MGRYLDCWLDEYVVLDLETTGFSAARDAIIDIGAARIVEGRVVEEFSQLINPDRPVSRRITQLTGITNEMLDGQPSIETVLPEFLDRLGSNVLLGHNISFDLGFLNHNAQLVVGHPLPNDYMDTMRLSRKLFPQERTHKLEALIRRFDIADVEEHRGLSDAIQTAQCYEYMKRFARGC
- a CDS encoding carbonic anhydrase gives rise to the protein MEDKESTASATWSRMLQGNRRFAEGNPEHPWQDRVTRDSLIHGQHPDAAVIACADSRVPPEIIFDQGLGDLFTVRTAGEVLDDAVIASLEFAIEQLHVSLLVVLGHEGCGAVKAAIDGVDAMAREFDDCDCFHAADAAAHADPESHILHLEAMLAAQDSPIIREVGQSVFEAQQADLETAEDFERAHVARTIELLVERSEVIQRALGEGRLMIAGARYLLTTGKVEVLSF
- a CDS encoding hemolysin family protein, whose translation is MSLGLNIVLIFVFLLIGAVFAGTELALVSLRGSQIEQMEQEDARGARVAKIARDPNTFLSTVQIGVTLSGFLSASFGASSIAPFIVPVLTGWGVPSAVASPLVTVVLTLVISYCSIVISEMVPKRIAMQKAESISRAVVPAIDAFATVCKPIIWLIGKNTNGIVRLLGFDPNETESEVSDEELRVLVNSNSSLSKDERTILDDVFDASETIVAEVMRPRADVVFIEADQPIEQAAAFVRDQPYSRYPVTGKDFDDVVGFVHVRDLLDVRDPNAALVRDVTREGISLPGTSRLLPSLELLRKRGIHLAVVIDEYGGTDGIVTLEDMTEELVGDIRDEYDLPDEKGGERRSSKAFVDGVATIEGGTTLEDFEDLTGIELEDGPYETVAGYMLAHTGKMGEEGDVLHSDDGYDMVVTKVDGRRIETIEVRKRDEHGE